From one Spiroplasma endosymbiont of Lasioglossum villosulum genomic stretch:
- a CDS encoding ETX/MTX2 family pore-forming toxin, producing the protein MIKNMRKLLSLMSILGFSTVTVTNVVACTSADTSIKHETKKNGLTWYPPDNMENIIKDINNTIIPKNGWVADGNYEIPISMKDLIQKEYDKYFTGKEGTLKPIKTVAKDENIVDSFQDIYTNSSNTKQIYQTQSQSKTITNTNTFSWKTLEKIGVKVKAEFKIPWVGKSDVETSAEFASEQQGTKTTSDRNIN; encoded by the coding sequence ATGATCAAAAATATGAGGAAATTATTATCATTAATGTCTATTTTAGGATTTTCAACAGTAACAGTAACGAATGTAGTTGCTTGTACTTCTGCTGATACTTCTATAAAACATGAAACAAAAAAGAATGGACTTACTTGATATCCACCAGATAATATGGAAAATATTATTAAAGATATCAATAATACAATTATTCCAAAAAATGGATGAGTAGCAGATGGTAATTATGAAATACCAATTTCCATGAAGGATTTGATTCAAAAAGAATATGATAAATATTTTACTGGCAAAGAAGGTACTTTAAAACCAATAAAGACTGTTGCTAAAGATGAAAATATAGTAGATTCTTTTCAAGACATTTATACTAATAGTTCTAATACCAAACAAATTTATCAAACGCAATCACAATCTAAAACTATTACTAATACTAATACTTTTTCTTGAAAAACATTAGAAAAAATTGGAGTTAAAGTTAAAGCTGAATTTAAAATTCCTTGAGTTGGTAAAAGTGATGTTGAAACTAGTGCTGAATTTGCTTCAGAGCAACAAGGAACTAAAACTACTAGTGATAGAAACATTAACTAA
- the trmB gene encoding tRNA (guanosine(46)-N7)-methyltransferase TrmB, producing MRVRNKPWAKEFILTHNNLCINDPYNYKGKWNKKIFQNKNPINIEIGSGKGNFIINLAKQNSNQNYIAIEKNISIVTILLKKLIENKLCNLKIIIEDAINLKDFFANNEINKIYLNFSDPWPKKRHFKRRLTYQKFLEIYKKILIKNGQLHFKTDNNNLFNYSLLEFEKNKWNLLEYTINLHQDNNIIKNDEAFIKTEYEEKFIKQNKNINYLLIQKNKIEV from the coding sequence ATGAGAGTAAGAAATAAGCCATGAGCAAAAGAATTTATTTTAACACATAATAATTTATGTATTAATGATCCCTATAATTACAAAGGGAAATGAAATAAAAAAATATTTCAAAATAAAAATCCAATCAATATTGAAATTGGAAGTGGCAAAGGAAATTTCATTATAAATCTTGCTAAACAAAATTCAAATCAAAATTATATTGCTATTGAAAAAAATATTTCTATTGTAACTATATTATTAAAAAAATTAATTGAAAATAAATTATGTAATTTAAAAATAATTATAGAAGATGCCATAAATTTAAAAGATTTTTTTGCCAATAATGAAATTAATAAAATTTATTTAAATTTTTCTGATCCATGACCTAAAAAAAGACATTTTAAAAGAAGATTAACATACCAAAAATTTTTAGAAATATACAAAAAAATTTTAATAAAAAATGGTCAACTTCACTTTAAAACAGATAATAACAATTTATTTAATTATTCACTTTTAGAATTTGAAAAAAATAAATGAAATTTATTAGAATATACAATTAATCTACATCAAGATAATAATATAATAAAAAATGATGAAGCATTTATTAAAACTGAATATGAAGAAAAATTCATTAAACAAAATAAAAACATTAATTATTTATTAATACAAAAAAATAAAATTGAAGTTTAA
- the rplC gene encoding 50S ribosomal protein L3, whose translation MKGILGKKLGMSQVFLNNGQLVPVTIIEVQPNVVSQVKTNVKDKYSSLQLATFDLRVTLSNKPTIGHFKKADSQPKRFVKEIRNMNGFNHKDLINVADVFTAGEFVDVQGTSKGKGFTGRIKRHNQSRGPMGHGSGLHRQMGSTGSINANRVFKSQPMPGQMGNVKRSVANLEVIKVDKENNYLLVKGSVPGPKQGFLVIKQAVKKPILKTPVSLVVRNQNTTTEVTDGQ comes from the coding sequence ATGAAAGGAATCTTAGGTAAGAAACTAGGAATGTCACAAGTTTTCTTAAACAACGGACAACTAGTTCCAGTAACAATTATCGAAGTACAACCAAATGTAGTAAGTCAAGTTAAAACAAATGTAAAAGACAAATATAGTAGTTTACAACTTGCAACGTTCGATCTTCGTGTTACTTTATCAAACAAACCAACAATCGGACACTTTAAAAAAGCCGACAGTCAACCTAAGCGCTTCGTGAAAGAAATTCGTAACATGAACGGATTTAATCATAAAGATCTTATTAATGTTGCTGACGTATTCACAGCAGGTGAATTCGTTGATGTTCAAGGAACTTCTAAAGGTAAAGGATTTACAGGACGCATTAAACGTCATAATCAATCACGTGGTCCAATGGGTCATGGATCAGGTTTACATCGTCAAATGGGTTCAACAGGTTCTATTAATGCTAACCGTGTGTTTAAATCACAACCAATGCCAGGGCAAATGGGAAATGTTAAACGTAGTGTTGCTAACTTAGAAGTTATTAAAGTAGATAAAGAAAATAATTATCTTTTAGTAAAAGGTTCAGTTCCAGGACCAAAACAAGGCTTTCTTGTTATTAAACAAGCAGTTAAAAAACCAATTCTCAAAACCCCAGTATCATTAGTTGTTAGAAATCAAAATACTACAACCGAAGTTACTGATGGTCAATAA